The Perca fluviatilis chromosome 24, GENO_Pfluv_1.0, whole genome shotgun sequence genome has a window encoding:
- the irs2a gene encoding insulin receptor substrate 2a isoform X2, producing the protein MASPPATGGHLLSNGTNGVKKYGYLRKQKHGHRRFFVLRELTERSPARLEYYESEKKWRNKSAAKRVITLDSCLCVNKRADAKHKHLIALYTKDEYFAVAADNEQEQESWYMVLTDLIAEGKMYDSPASTSSLVGFEEASYGLMTPATAAYKEVWQVNLKSKGLGQIKNLTGVYRLCLSSRTISFVKLNSETAAVSLQLMNIRRCGHSDSFFFIEVGRSAVTGPGEFWMQAEDSVVAQNIHETILEAMKAMKELSEFRPRSKSQSASTNPISVPTRRNLNNLPPSQTGLVRRSRTDSMAATSPGRKFTSCRIRTASEGDGSVTRPVSMSISVNGSPTSPNSGNHLIRSHTLSSGRTCRMLESSSNLHHSRSMPVSNSPPGTSSPISMSPRMGANISTPDKARRPFSCSASISGSLSDTGFMLCDDYSSSPGELRFLPLTRSDTPDSLSSTPPSRDISDPCGYMTMEGGNGSRSGAGGDALAYDKDYRKRTHSLTTPRQQRVVTPLSSASLDDYTLMRMAHGQNSHSASPKVCYPEDYGDVEIGSSRSSSSNLADDGYMPMTPGVAAQSGKVDNYVPMSPMCVSAPKQIVNPRVHPQAPANGGYKTNSPCSSSLEDNGYMRMWCGSKSSMESPDRHGEYMNMSPGNPPPLQTPPEYYLGLLAGEPASVRSAYQAGSLTLPAKLQASKNEESSQYVLMSPQSLRQRAGESDYYSMMQPSAAQTSPLSPSVPSPVRHGRVESLPYRGRLGRPNRLSLDTLRTLPSMNEHPLPGEPRSPGEYIKIDFSCARFSPPSIVSTESQSSLGSSGGGPGRSSLTDYMNLELGSHSPKEADTPAEPLDTLPELSMCLVEDGVYHLDSEKGSQGDEVKNDYTEMTFGMTSSPPQLVPQNTASQSIRERRLSLEDQGVPEGIGVFLLGATSSSAVDPNCSAKVIRANPQGRRRHSSETFSSTATVTPVFPSFARGDMVKRHSSVENISSRSSEGSDEEYGSPVNRQSSSGYPNGLNYIALNLLGNRDVEKCEDLAGFKSTSSCKGGINGLHSSPYVCLGFKEAATTAKD; encoded by the exons ATGGCAAGTCCTCCGGCGACGGGTGGACACCTGTTATCTAATGGGACGAACGGCGTGAAGAAGTACGGATACCTGAGGAAGCAGAAACACGGACACAGGCGCTTTTTTGTGCTCCGGGAGCTGACCGAGCGCAGCCCAGCCCGGCTCGAGTATTATGAAAGCGAGAAGAAATGGAGAAACAAGTCCGCCGCGAAACGGGTCATAACTTTGGACTCATGTCTGTGCGTAAACAAACGGGCCGACGCCAAACACAAGCACCTCATCGCCCTCTACACCAAGGACGAGTACTTCGCCGTGGCTGCAGACAACGAGCAGGAGCAGGAGAGCTGGTACATGGTGTTGACAGATCTGATAGCCGAGGGGAAAATGTACGACAGCCCCGCTTCCACCTCCTCTTTAGTGGGCTTTGAGGAAGCCAGCTACGGACTCATGACTCCTGCAACAGCTGCCTATAAAGAGGTATGGCAGGTCAACTTGAAATCCAAAGGCTTGGGTCAGATCAAGAACCTCACTGGAGTGTACAGGCTGTGTTTGTCCAGCCGGACCATCAGCTTTGTCAAACTGAACTCCGAAACAGCTGCTGTCAGTTTACAGCTCATGAACATCAGGAGATGTGGCCACTCAGACAGCTTCTTCTTCATAGAGGTGGGTCGCTCAGCGGTCACTGGGCCTGGGGAGTTCTGGATGCAGGCGGAGGACTCCGTGGTGGCGCAGAACATCCATGAGACCATTCTCGAGGCCATGAAGGCCATGAAGGAGCTGTCTGAGTTCAGGCCGCGGAGCAAAAGCCAGTCCGCCAGCACTAACCCCATCTCTGTGCCCACACGACGCAACCTCAACAACCTGCCCCCCAGTCAGACGGGCCTGGTGAGGAGATCCAGAACAGATAGCATGGCAGCCACGTCCCCAGGGAGAAAGTTCACATCCTGTCGGATAAGAACGGCCAGCGAGGGGGACGGAAGCGTGACCCGGCCTGTGTCCATGTCCATATCTGTGAATGGGAGTCCCACCAGTCCAAACTCTGGGAATCACCTCATCAGGTCTCATACGCTCAGCAGTGGGCGCACCTGCAGGATGCTAGAGTCCTCCTCCAACCTGCATCATAGCCGCTCCATGCCGGTGTCCAACTCCCCACCGGGCACCTCCAGCCCCATCAGCATGTCTCCCAGAATGGGGGCTAATATATCCACTCCCGACAAAGCTAGGCGTCCTTTCAGCTGCAGCGCCTCCATCTCTGGCTCTCTCAGCGACACAGGCTTCATGCTGTGTGACGATTACAGCTCCAGCCCAGGGGAACTTCGATTCCTCCCCTTGACACGCAGTGACACCCCTGACTCGCTGTCCAGCACGCCTCCATCCCGTGACATCAGTGACCCTTGTGGCTACATGACAATGGAGGGGGGGAATGGCAGCAGGTCTGGGGCTGGCGGTGATGCTCTGGCATATGACAAGGATTACAGGAAGCGGACGCACTCCCTCACCACACCACGTCAACAGAGGGTGGTGACGCCGTTATCCTCGGCCTCCCTGGATGACTACACACTCATGAGGATGGCCCACGGACAGAACTCTCACTCTGCCTCTCCCAAAGTGTGTTACCCTGAGGATTATGGAGACGTTGAAATCGGTTCATCCAGGAGCTCCAGTAGTAACCTTGCCGATGATGGCTACATGCCAATGACGCCAGGTGTAGCAGCCCAGTCTGGCAAGGTAGACAACTACGTGCCCATGAGCCCCATGTGTGTCTCAGCACCAAAGCAAATTGTGAACCCTAGGGTGCACCCTCAGGCGCCTGCCAACGGCGGCTACAAGACCAACTCCCCCTGCAGCAGCTCTCTGGAGGACAACGGCTACATGAGAATGTGGTGTGGCTCCAAATCTTCAATGGAGAGCCCGGACAGGCACGGTGAATACATGAACATGTCACCTGGAAACCCACCTCCACTCCAGACCCCCCCTGAATACTACTTGGGCCTGTTGGCTGGTGAACCTGCATCAGTGAGGTCAGCTTACCAGGCTGGCTCTCTCACGCTCCCTGCTAAACTTCAGGCCTCCAAGAATGAGGAAAGCAGCCAGTATGTGTTGATGAGCCCTCAGAGTTTGAGGCAGAGGGCGGGGGAGTCAGACTATTATTCAATGATGCAGCCCAGTGCAGCTCAGACTTCACCACTTAGCCCCTCTGTACCCTCCCCAGTCAGACACGGGCGGGTAGAGAGCCTGCCATACAGAGGAAGGCTTGGTAGGCCTAACAGGCTATCCCTGGACACCCTGAGGACCCTGCCCAGCATGAACGAACACCCCCTTCCCGGAGAACCCCGGAGCCCTGGGGAATACATTAAAATTGACTTCAGCTGCGCCAGGTTCTCCCCACCCTCCATTGTATCCACAGAGAGCCAGTCTTCACTGGGCTCCAGCGGTGGGGGCCCGGGGCGGTCCTCTCTGACCGACTACATGAACCTGGAGCTGGGCTCACACTCACCCAAGGAGGCTGACACTCCCGCTGAGCCCTTGGACACACTCCCAGAGTTATCCATGTGCTTAGTCGAAGATGGAGTGTACCATCTGGATAGCGAGAAAGGGTCTCAGGGCGATGAGGTGAAAAACGATTACACTGAGATGACATTTGGCATGACCAGCTCGCCTCCACAGCTTGTTCCTCAGAACACTGCAAG CCAGAGCATCCGTGAGAGGAGGCTCTCTCTGGAGGACCAGGGAGTCCCAGAAGGCATTGGGGTCTTCCTGCTCGGGGCCACCTCTTCCTCCGCAGTGGACCCCAACTGCTCCGCCAAGGTGATCCGGGCCAATCCGCAGGGACGTCGGCGCCACAGCTCCGAGACCTTCTCTTCTACCGCCACCGTGACACCGGTCTTCCCTTCCTTTGCCCGCGGTGACATGGTGAAGAGACACAGCTCGGTGGAGAACATCTCATCCCGGAGCAGCGAGGGCTCCGACGAGGAGTACGGCAGCCCTGTGAACAGGCAGAGCTCGTCCGGCTACCCAAATGGGCTGAACTACATTGCCTTGAACCTGCTGGGCAACAGGGACGTGGAGAAATGCGAGGACCTGGCTGGCTTCAAATCCACCAGCAGCTGCAAAGGGGGTATCAATGGATTACACAGCTCACCATATGTCTGTTTGGGATTCAAAGAGGCTGCAACCACTGCCAAAG ACTGA
- the acp2 gene encoding lysosomal acid phosphatase, with amino-acid sequence MVSATVLFLLTVGSVCGEAAAERKLVYVTVLFRHGDRSPVKAYPTDPHQESDWPQGFGQLSQTGMRQHFGLGQFLRNRYKGFLNESYERHEISVRSTDYDRTLMSAEANLAGLYPPTGQQVFEENLQWQPIPVHTVPQSEERLLSYPLGDCPRYKQLMNETEHTAEFINVTNTYQDIIDLVRNKTGLNKTNVESVWNVYDTLFCESRHNMSAPDWVTPDVMEKLRVLKDFSFQVMFGVYKQQEKSRLQGGILLDEIVKNLSKMSVPDPKQRLKMMMLSAHDTTVAALLASLDVFNGIQPPYASCQIFELYRDNGSVSVSMFYRNDSAVEPYPLQLPGCSLDCPLDDFVRITKLSISEDRDKECQVHSEGRDKEVIISLAVSGSLLFFLIVVLLGVLCWQKEPIAKRGYQHVANQEVVEES; translated from the exons ATGGTGTCTGCTACGGTGCTCTTTCTTTTAACTGTCGGTTCTGTCTGtggagaagctgcagcagaaaggaaaCTAGTATATGTGACTGTG TTGTTTCGGCATGGTGACAGGTCTCCAGTCAAAGCCTACCCTACCGACCCACACCAAGAGAGCGACTGGCCACAAGGGTTTGGACAGCTATCACAG ACGGGGATGCGGCAGCACTTTGGTCTGGGCCAGTTTCTGAGGAATCGGTACAAAGGATTCCTTAACGAATCCTATGAGAGACACGAG ATCTCCGTTCGCAGCACAGACTACGATCGGACCCTGATGAGCGCCGAGGCCAACCTCGCAG GTCTCTACCCGCCCACTGGTCAGCAGGTCTTTGAAGAAAACTTGCAGTGGCAGCCAATACCTGTACACACGGTGCCACAAAGTGAAGAGAGG ctactcTCTTATCCTTTGGGTGACTGTCCTCGCTACAAACAGCTGATGAACGAAACTGAACACACGGcggaatttattaacgtcaccaATACATACCAG GACATTATAGACCTGGTGAGGAATAAAACCGGACTGAATAAGACTAATGTGGAATCAGTCTGGAACGTGTACGACACACTCTTCTGTGag TCCCGTCACAACATGTCCGCTCCTGACTGGGTGACTCCTGATGTCATGGAGAAGCTCCGAGTACTCAAAGACTTTAGTTTTCAG GTTATGTTTGGGGTCTACAAACAACAAGAGAAGAGCCGGCTGCAGGGAG GTATCCTGCTGGATGAAATAGTAAAGAATCTTTCCAAGATGTCCGTCCCAGACCCGAAACAGAGACTGAAAATGATGATGCTGTCAGCG CATGACACCACTGTAGCTGCTCTTCTGGCCAGTTTGGATGTGTTCAATGGAATACAGCCGCCATATGCCTCCTGTCAAATATTTGAGCTGTACAGGGACAATGg CTCTGTTTCAGTGTCGATGTTCTACCGGAATGACAGTGCAGTGGAGCCGTACCCTCTGCAGTTACCAGGCTGCTCCCTTGACTGCCCCCTAGATGACTTTGTGAGAATTACAAAGCTCTCTATTTCAGAAGACAGGGACAAAGAGTGTCAAGTGCATTCCGAAGGGAGAGATAAAG AAGTGATCATCAGTCTGGCAGTGTCGGGCAGTCTGCTCTTCTTCCTCATCGTCGTCCTCCTTGGCGTTCTTTGTTGGCAGAAGGAGCCAATTGCCAAACGGGGATACCAACATGTGGCCAACCAGGAAGTCGTAGAGGAATCCTGA
- the irs2a gene encoding insulin receptor substrate 2a isoform X1: MASPPATGGHLLSNGTNGVKKYGYLRKQKHGHRRFFVLRELTERSPARLEYYESEKKWRNKSAAKRVITLDSCLCVNKRADAKHKHLIALYTKDEYFAVAADNEQEQESWYMVLTDLIAEGKMYDSPASTSSLVGFEEASYGLMTPATAAYKEVWQVNLKSKGLGQIKNLTGVYRLCLSSRTISFVKLNSETAAVSLQLMNIRRCGHSDSFFFIEVGRSAVTGPGEFWMQAEDSVVAQNIHETILEAMKAMKELSEFRPRSKSQSASTNPISVPTRRNLNNLPPSQTGLVRRSRTDSMAATSPGRKFTSCRIRTASEGDGSVTRPVSMSISVNGSPTSPNSGNHLIRSHTLSSGRTCRMLESSSNLHHSRSMPVSNSPPGTSSPISMSPRMGANISTPDKARRPFSCSASISGSLSDTGFMLCDDYSSSPGELRFLPLTRSDTPDSLSSTPPSRDISDPCGYMTMEGGNGSRSGAGGDALAYDKDYRKRTHSLTTPRQQRVVTPLSSASLDDYTLMRMAHGQNSHSASPKVCYPEDYGDVEIGSSRSSSSNLADDGYMPMTPGVAAQSGKVDNYVPMSPMCVSAPKQIVNPRVHPQAPANGGYKTNSPCSSSLEDNGYMRMWCGSKSSMESPDRHGEYMNMSPGNPPPLQTPPEYYLGLLAGEPASVRSAYQAGSLTLPAKLQASKNEESSQYVLMSPQSLRQRAGESDYYSMMQPSAAQTSPLSPSVPSPVRHGRVESLPYRGRLGRPNRLSLDTLRTLPSMNEHPLPGEPRSPGEYIKIDFSCARFSPPSIVSTESQSSLGSSGGGPGRSSLTDYMNLELGSHSPKEADTPAEPLDTLPELSMCLVEDGVYHLDSEKGSQGDEVKNDYTEMTFGMTSSPPQLVPQNTASSQSIRERRLSLEDQGVPEGIGVFLLGATSSSAVDPNCSAKVIRANPQGRRRHSSETFSSTATVTPVFPSFARGDMVKRHSSVENISSRSSEGSDEEYGSPVNRQSSSGYPNGLNYIALNLLGNRDVEKCEDLAGFKSTSSCKGGINGLHSSPYVCLGFKEAATTAKD; this comes from the exons ATGGCAAGTCCTCCGGCGACGGGTGGACACCTGTTATCTAATGGGACGAACGGCGTGAAGAAGTACGGATACCTGAGGAAGCAGAAACACGGACACAGGCGCTTTTTTGTGCTCCGGGAGCTGACCGAGCGCAGCCCAGCCCGGCTCGAGTATTATGAAAGCGAGAAGAAATGGAGAAACAAGTCCGCCGCGAAACGGGTCATAACTTTGGACTCATGTCTGTGCGTAAACAAACGGGCCGACGCCAAACACAAGCACCTCATCGCCCTCTACACCAAGGACGAGTACTTCGCCGTGGCTGCAGACAACGAGCAGGAGCAGGAGAGCTGGTACATGGTGTTGACAGATCTGATAGCCGAGGGGAAAATGTACGACAGCCCCGCTTCCACCTCCTCTTTAGTGGGCTTTGAGGAAGCCAGCTACGGACTCATGACTCCTGCAACAGCTGCCTATAAAGAGGTATGGCAGGTCAACTTGAAATCCAAAGGCTTGGGTCAGATCAAGAACCTCACTGGAGTGTACAGGCTGTGTTTGTCCAGCCGGACCATCAGCTTTGTCAAACTGAACTCCGAAACAGCTGCTGTCAGTTTACAGCTCATGAACATCAGGAGATGTGGCCACTCAGACAGCTTCTTCTTCATAGAGGTGGGTCGCTCAGCGGTCACTGGGCCTGGGGAGTTCTGGATGCAGGCGGAGGACTCCGTGGTGGCGCAGAACATCCATGAGACCATTCTCGAGGCCATGAAGGCCATGAAGGAGCTGTCTGAGTTCAGGCCGCGGAGCAAAAGCCAGTCCGCCAGCACTAACCCCATCTCTGTGCCCACACGACGCAACCTCAACAACCTGCCCCCCAGTCAGACGGGCCTGGTGAGGAGATCCAGAACAGATAGCATGGCAGCCACGTCCCCAGGGAGAAAGTTCACATCCTGTCGGATAAGAACGGCCAGCGAGGGGGACGGAAGCGTGACCCGGCCTGTGTCCATGTCCATATCTGTGAATGGGAGTCCCACCAGTCCAAACTCTGGGAATCACCTCATCAGGTCTCATACGCTCAGCAGTGGGCGCACCTGCAGGATGCTAGAGTCCTCCTCCAACCTGCATCATAGCCGCTCCATGCCGGTGTCCAACTCCCCACCGGGCACCTCCAGCCCCATCAGCATGTCTCCCAGAATGGGGGCTAATATATCCACTCCCGACAAAGCTAGGCGTCCTTTCAGCTGCAGCGCCTCCATCTCTGGCTCTCTCAGCGACACAGGCTTCATGCTGTGTGACGATTACAGCTCCAGCCCAGGGGAACTTCGATTCCTCCCCTTGACACGCAGTGACACCCCTGACTCGCTGTCCAGCACGCCTCCATCCCGTGACATCAGTGACCCTTGTGGCTACATGACAATGGAGGGGGGGAATGGCAGCAGGTCTGGGGCTGGCGGTGATGCTCTGGCATATGACAAGGATTACAGGAAGCGGACGCACTCCCTCACCACACCACGTCAACAGAGGGTGGTGACGCCGTTATCCTCGGCCTCCCTGGATGACTACACACTCATGAGGATGGCCCACGGACAGAACTCTCACTCTGCCTCTCCCAAAGTGTGTTACCCTGAGGATTATGGAGACGTTGAAATCGGTTCATCCAGGAGCTCCAGTAGTAACCTTGCCGATGATGGCTACATGCCAATGACGCCAGGTGTAGCAGCCCAGTCTGGCAAGGTAGACAACTACGTGCCCATGAGCCCCATGTGTGTCTCAGCACCAAAGCAAATTGTGAACCCTAGGGTGCACCCTCAGGCGCCTGCCAACGGCGGCTACAAGACCAACTCCCCCTGCAGCAGCTCTCTGGAGGACAACGGCTACATGAGAATGTGGTGTGGCTCCAAATCTTCAATGGAGAGCCCGGACAGGCACGGTGAATACATGAACATGTCACCTGGAAACCCACCTCCACTCCAGACCCCCCCTGAATACTACTTGGGCCTGTTGGCTGGTGAACCTGCATCAGTGAGGTCAGCTTACCAGGCTGGCTCTCTCACGCTCCCTGCTAAACTTCAGGCCTCCAAGAATGAGGAAAGCAGCCAGTATGTGTTGATGAGCCCTCAGAGTTTGAGGCAGAGGGCGGGGGAGTCAGACTATTATTCAATGATGCAGCCCAGTGCAGCTCAGACTTCACCACTTAGCCCCTCTGTACCCTCCCCAGTCAGACACGGGCGGGTAGAGAGCCTGCCATACAGAGGAAGGCTTGGTAGGCCTAACAGGCTATCCCTGGACACCCTGAGGACCCTGCCCAGCATGAACGAACACCCCCTTCCCGGAGAACCCCGGAGCCCTGGGGAATACATTAAAATTGACTTCAGCTGCGCCAGGTTCTCCCCACCCTCCATTGTATCCACAGAGAGCCAGTCTTCACTGGGCTCCAGCGGTGGGGGCCCGGGGCGGTCCTCTCTGACCGACTACATGAACCTGGAGCTGGGCTCACACTCACCCAAGGAGGCTGACACTCCCGCTGAGCCCTTGGACACACTCCCAGAGTTATCCATGTGCTTAGTCGAAGATGGAGTGTACCATCTGGATAGCGAGAAAGGGTCTCAGGGCGATGAGGTGAAAAACGATTACACTGAGATGACATTTGGCATGACCAGCTCGCCTCCACAGCTTGTTCCTCAGAACACTGCAAG CAGCCAGAGCATCCGTGAGAGGAGGCTCTCTCTGGAGGACCAGGGAGTCCCAGAAGGCATTGGGGTCTTCCTGCTCGGGGCCACCTCTTCCTCCGCAGTGGACCCCAACTGCTCCGCCAAGGTGATCCGGGCCAATCCGCAGGGACGTCGGCGCCACAGCTCCGAGACCTTCTCTTCTACCGCCACCGTGACACCGGTCTTCCCTTCCTTTGCCCGCGGTGACATGGTGAAGAGACACAGCTCGGTGGAGAACATCTCATCCCGGAGCAGCGAGGGCTCCGACGAGGAGTACGGCAGCCCTGTGAACAGGCAGAGCTCGTCCGGCTACCCAAATGGGCTGAACTACATTGCCTTGAACCTGCTGGGCAACAGGGACGTGGAGAAATGCGAGGACCTGGCTGGCTTCAAATCCACCAGCAGCTGCAAAGGGGGTATCAATGGATTACACAGCTCACCATATGTCTGTTTGGGATTCAAAGAGGCTGCAACCACTGCCAAAG ACTGA